Below is a genomic region from Candidatus Epulonipiscium sp..
TTGCCTTTCTGATTTTTTAGTACTAGTCGTGTTATAAGCTTCTAATACTTTATTTACGCCAGTTATTTTCATATGCTCACCTTCTTTTTTGTTTTTTCTCTTACTACTTATATCGTCACCAGTGGAATAAGAATTTAGTCTTATATCATAAAAAAATAAGGGGAACAATGTTCACCCTTATTTTCCCCCGATTTTATCTTTATTTAAATAGTGCATTCTTGATTTTTTGGGATCGGTGCTTATGTTTTTTGTTGAATTTTGAAGACTGTTTGTAACAGAACGCATATCCCTTTCTAATTCATAGGCACACCTTTCACAAAATCTCCCTGTTTTTATCGTTGCACCACATTTTTCACATTCAATGCCTATGGGTGAATCATTAGTAATAATAAGCCTTCCTTCGCGAAGATAATGTTTTATTGAGGTAACAGGAACTTCTGTTGCTTCTGATACTTCAATCATATTTGCCTTTGGATGATCATATAAATAATCTTTTACTCTCTTAAATTCCTTTTCTTCTTCCTCCTTACAACTAGGACAAATCATCCTCCCAACAATGTATTGAAATAGCCTATTGCATCTTCTACAATTTC
It encodes:
- a CDS encoding MerR family transcriptional regulator, yielding MDVRNCRRCNRLFQYIVGRMICPSCKEEEEKEFKRVKDYLYDHPKANMIEVSEATEVPVTSIKHYLREGRLIITNDSPIGIECEKCGATIKTGRFCERCAYELERDMRSVTNSLQNSTKNISTDPKKSRMHYLNKDKIGGK